The Polyangiaceae bacterium genome window below encodes:
- a CDS encoding AAA family ATPase has product MVKFVPGIGLSDFRALRESEASYVDKTQFISDVLADPSQVLLFPRPRRFGKTINLSALGYFLGKTDEDLSHLFDGLDVTRDPKAMAHFQKYPVLFITFKDVKERTFDEVLANIRRCVAELFRQHRYLLDQQLLDETTARSFQTMLTGVPTKQELQDSLLVLSRALHEHHKQRVVILIDEYDTPIQCGYMNGYFDEAVGFFRNLFSACLKDNVALFKGVLTGILRVAKENMFSGLNNIIVHSILRPHYATSFGFTEDEVARIIDVAHMDEVRSWYDGYRFGGQVIYNPWSILNYIAFNQFDVYWVNTGSSDLIERLATKQGLGLSEKSAALLNGDTIDVRLDDSIVLRDIESRSEALWNFLLFSGYLKVVELHRHMGETTGKLGIPNIEIRSVYRTMFQRWLEKADPDRYVTNDLVSALLSGDAPLVQELLERILLTAMSFQDAAGRAPEKLYHGFILGLLVHMESRYDVRSNRESGLGRADVYMRPKKAGEPGVVMEFKVPFGKETPEQALRKAAEQLRKYRYATELIAAGASPVYEYAMVFDGKQVWVERIADEAAK; this is encoded by the coding sequence ATGGTCAAGTTCGTCCCCGGCATAGGTTTGTCCGACTTTCGCGCGCTACGCGAATCCGAGGCCAGTTACGTCGACAAGACGCAGTTCATAAGCGATGTTCTCGCCGACCCCAGTCAAGTTCTGCTCTTCCCGCGTCCCCGTAGGTTTGGCAAGACGATCAACTTGTCGGCGCTTGGATACTTCCTCGGCAAGACGGATGAAGACCTTTCGCATTTGTTCGACGGACTCGATGTCACTCGAGATCCCAAGGCAATGGCGCATTTCCAAAAGTATCCGGTCTTGTTCATCACGTTCAAGGATGTCAAGGAAAGGACATTCGACGAGGTCCTCGCAAACATTCGGCGATGCGTCGCCGAATTGTTCCGGCAACACCGTTACCTGCTCGACCAGCAACTGCTCGACGAGACCACGGCGAGGAGTTTTCAGACGATGCTGACCGGAGTGCCTACGAAGCAAGAGCTTCAAGACTCCCTGCTCGTACTTTCCCGAGCGCTTCATGAGCACCACAAGCAGCGCGTCGTCATTCTCATCGACGAATACGACACGCCGATCCAGTGCGGCTACATGAATGGGTATTTCGACGAAGCCGTCGGTTTCTTTCGCAACCTGTTTTCGGCGTGCCTCAAAGACAACGTTGCTCTTTTCAAGGGCGTTCTGACGGGCATTTTGCGAGTGGCGAAAGAAAACATGTTTTCGGGGCTGAACAACATCATCGTGCATTCGATTTTGCGCCCTCATTACGCCACATCGTTCGGGTTTACGGAGGACGAGGTTGCTCGCATCATTGACGTTGCGCACATGGACGAAGTAAGATCTTGGTACGACGGTTATCGTTTTGGCGGCCAGGTCATTTACAATCCGTGGTCGATTCTCAATTACATTGCGTTCAACCAGTTCGATGTGTACTGGGTCAATACGGGTTCGAGCGACCTCATCGAGCGATTGGCGACGAAACAAGGATTGGGGTTGTCGGAAAAGTCCGCGGCACTATTGAATGGGGATACCATCGACGTAAGGCTCGACGATAGCATCGTGCTGCGGGACATCGAATCTCGGTCCGAAGCATTGTGGAATTTTTTGCTTTTTTCAGGATATTTGAAGGTGGTCGAATTGCATCGTCACATGGGCGAAACCACTGGCAAACTGGGTATACCCAACATCGAAATCCGATCGGTGTATCGCACGATGTTCCAGAGATGGCTCGAAAAAGCGGACCCCGATCGGTACGTGACCAATGACCTCGTGAGCGCGCTCCTTTCGGGCGACGCGCCGCTGGTTCAAGAGCTGCTCGAGCGGATTTTGCTGACGGCCATGTCGTTTCAGGATGCTGCCGGGCGGGCTCCGGAAAAGTTGTATCATGGTTTCATTTTGGGGCTTTTGGTGCACATGGAGTCACGCTACGACGTGCGGTCGAATCGAGAATCGGGCCTTGGACGGGCCGACGTGTACATGCGGCCAAAGAAGGCGGGCGAGCCTGGCGTGGTCATGGAATTCAAGGTGCCGTTCGGAAAAGAAACGCCCGAACAGGCGCTTCGCAAGGCCGCGGAGCAATTGCGCAAGTATCGATATGCGACGGAGCTCATTGCGGCCGGGGCATCGCCGGTG
- a CDS encoding TetR/AcrR family transcriptional regulator, whose product MTVVSKRTARKEEKRARLRDAAWELFSTKGFEATTTKEIAARAGVASGTLFLYARDKADLLFLVLHDRLSHAVDEGMRTLPTDASLLEQCMHLFAGFFRVYAEAPGVARAFVKELPGADGPNAVQTNALTMALLTHLSALVQRAQARGEIAADVPPMLLAHNVFGLYFVALTAWLSNTTTLEGALDPLLRSSLALQLRGLGPRRTHSTV is encoded by the coding sequence GTGACTGTGGTCAGTAAACGAACGGCCAGGAAAGAGGAGAAGCGGGCGCGGCTGCGCGACGCCGCGTGGGAGCTGTTCTCGACCAAGGGCTTCGAGGCGACGACCACGAAGGAGATTGCGGCTCGCGCGGGCGTGGCGAGCGGGACGCTGTTCCTGTACGCGCGCGACAAGGCTGATCTCTTGTTCTTGGTGCTTCACGATAGGCTCTCGCACGCGGTGGACGAAGGCATGCGCACGCTGCCGACCGATGCATCTCTGCTCGAACAATGCATGCACCTGTTCGCTGGCTTTTTCCGCGTTTATGCGGAGGCGCCTGGCGTTGCGCGCGCGTTCGTCAAGGAGCTTCCGGGTGCCGATGGTCCGAATGCGGTGCAGACCAACGCGCTCACGATGGCGCTGCTGACGCACCTTTCGGCGCTCGTGCAGCGCGCGCAGGCACGCGGCGAGATTGCGGCCGACGTGCCGCCGATGCTGCTCGCGCACAACGTTTTTGGGCTCTACTTCGTGGCGCTCACGGCGTGGCTCAGCAACACGACGACGCTCGAAGGGGCGCTCGACCCACTCTTGCGTTCATCGCTCGCGCTGCAGCTTCGAGGGCTCGGGCCGCGGCGAACTCATTCGACGGTTTGA
- a CDS encoding Zn-dependent oligopeptidase: MKSRIFRIGLLLGGLGAWGCGKGAQYPKIYDAPLEIDDSVPFSFDLSAQHVSSSCKTEIADLLRHMDAIAALSVENARFVTVAREMELYRSEFSNRLLPIMFLKYVSPSADVRSAAGECEIRMGQSMVEVYGRDDLHRIVKAVVEKKEMLDAQDAQLLQSTLNRFVRSGLELAPEKRKVFSAKKKTLIELESKFQTNLDEWKDGLVVSREELAGLGPNYIATLERVSPGKYLVPLDYPHYYPFMDEAHDANARKRLEYKFSRRGGLQNVKLLERAIRLRHELATMMGYQNHAERVLKSTMAKTPERVEKFLEELSRAFEPSARADLAEMLAAKQKDVGKECAGLIESWDFRYYDNQLRKAKYGITPQKLKEWFPLDVVVRGMFSIYENLLGVQFARAEGPTWHEDVTFFRVMEHGKTRAYFYLDLFPRPGKYGHAASFTVQKGMKERSGAYRAPVSAIVANFTPPTEGQEPLLTHDEVETLFHEFGHVMHQTLTSARYASFSGTNVKQDFVETPSQMFESWVWQPETIQMISRHHRTGERLPADVIAKLVASRLHHMGSRRLRQVALSAVDLMYHTSPGIETTSAYARIMRDIRLVPIQEGTYPQASFTHIMNGYGGTYYSYLWSESIAVDMFRRFQQEGLSNPGAGADFRRWILEPGCTQDPDELVRGFLGREPNHEALWNWLGIIPNGTAF, translated from the coding sequence ATGAAAAGCCGAATATTCCGCATCGGGCTGCTACTCGGAGGGCTCGGGGCATGGGGCTGCGGCAAAGGTGCCCAATATCCAAAAATATACGATGCGCCGCTAGAAATCGACGATTCCGTGCCCTTTTCGTTTGATCTCTCCGCACAGCACGTGTCGTCGTCGTGCAAGACCGAGATTGCGGATTTGTTGCGTCACATGGACGCCATCGCGGCGCTCTCTGTGGAGAACGCGAGATTCGTGACCGTCGCGCGAGAAATGGAGCTCTACCGCTCGGAATTCTCCAATCGTCTATTGCCCATCATGTTCCTCAAATACGTGTCGCCATCGGCCGACGTTCGTTCGGCGGCGGGAGAATGCGAAATTCGGATGGGCCAATCGATGGTGGAGGTGTACGGACGCGACGATCTCCATCGAATCGTCAAGGCCGTCGTTGAAAAAAAGGAAATGCTCGATGCGCAAGACGCTCAACTCCTGCAGTCGACACTCAATCGATTCGTGCGCAGCGGGCTCGAGTTGGCCCCTGAAAAGCGAAAGGTTTTCTCGGCCAAGAAAAAAACGCTGATCGAGCTCGAATCCAAATTCCAAACCAACTTGGACGAGTGGAAAGACGGATTGGTCGTGAGCCGCGAGGAGCTCGCAGGGCTCGGTCCGAATTACATTGCCACGCTCGAGCGCGTTTCTCCGGGCAAATACCTGGTGCCGCTCGATTATCCGCATTATTACCCATTCATGGACGAGGCCCATGATGCAAATGCTCGCAAGCGCCTCGAATACAAGTTCAGTCGACGAGGCGGATTGCAAAACGTAAAACTTCTGGAACGAGCCATTCGATTGCGCCACGAGCTCGCGACGATGATGGGATACCAGAATCACGCGGAGCGCGTGTTGAAAAGCACGATGGCCAAAACGCCCGAACGCGTGGAAAAATTCCTCGAAGAGCTTTCGCGAGCATTCGAACCAAGCGCCCGCGCGGATCTTGCCGAAATGCTTGCCGCAAAGCAGAAAGACGTCGGGAAAGAATGCGCGGGCCTCATTGAATCGTGGGATTTTCGTTATTATGACAATCAATTGCGCAAAGCCAAATACGGGATAACTCCGCAAAAGCTCAAGGAATGGTTTCCTTTGGATGTCGTGGTTCGAGGGATGTTTTCCATCTACGAAAACCTCCTCGGTGTGCAATTCGCGCGTGCCGAAGGGCCGACGTGGCACGAGGACGTGACGTTTTTCCGCGTCATGGAGCATGGCAAAACCCGAGCGTATTTCTATTTGGACTTGTTTCCGCGACCGGGAAAGTATGGGCATGCGGCAAGTTTCACCGTGCAGAAGGGAATGAAGGAACGAAGCGGGGCCTATCGAGCGCCCGTTTCGGCCATCGTCGCCAATTTCACGCCGCCCACCGAAGGGCAAGAGCCATTGCTCACCCACGACGAAGTGGAGACGTTGTTCCATGAATTCGGGCACGTCATGCACCAAACGCTGACGAGCGCCCGGTATGCGAGCTTTTCGGGCACGAACGTCAAGCAAGACTTCGTGGAAACGCCCTCGCAAATGTTCGAATCATGGGTGTGGCAACCCGAAACGATCCAAATGATATCGCGTCACCATCGCACCGGCGAAAGATTGCCCGCCGACGTCATCGCAAAGCTGGTCGCTTCGAGGCTGCATCACATGGGCAGCCGACGCCTGCGCCAGGTTGCGCTTTCCGCGGTCGACTTGATGTACCACACGTCGCCCGGCATCGAAACGACGTCCGCATATGCGCGGATCATGCGCGACATCCGCTTGGTGCCCATCCAAGAAGGCACGTATCCGCAAGCAAGCTTCACGCACATCATGAATGGATATGGCGGCACGTATTATTCGTATTTGTGGTCCGAATCGATTGCCGTGGACATGTTTCGACGGTTTCAACAGGAAGGGCTCTCGAATCCCGGTGCAGGCGCCGATTTTCGAAGATGGATCCTCGAGCCAGGGTGCACCCAGGATCCCGACGAGCTCGTGCGTGGTTTTTTGGGACGCGAACCGAATCACGAGGCGCTGTGGAATTGGCTCGGGATTATTCCAAACGGAACGGCGTTCTAG
- the asnB gene encoding asparagine synthase (glutamine-hydrolyzing), translated as MCGILGAYSARQPFATPPFPADSLHVMRHRGPDAQGWYFDDHAVLGFRRLAILDLAGGGQPLYSEDEQIVAVVNGEIYNHHALREELKERHRFRTRVDGEVLIHLYEEKGLDFVKELSGMFGFALYDRTKRRLILGRDRPGLKPLYYEQRDGVLRFASELKPLVLGRTPKISSEAVADYLRFGYIPAPLTIFDGIKKLASGSILVIEKDGEPRIENYWKLQFDHDATKPDASWRSGQWEEELRETLRTAVHARLESEVPMGFLLSGGVDSASVFALGAKALEGREVQAFTIGFQGDPIDETQAAGEVAHRYGATHRVMHLGRKDARTLDDVLYYVEEPVSTDALLPTASVFRAVAGAHVTTVLSGEGSDELFAGYKKFARTVQDGTAESLRPLERYLRHEEFVFSSSAERQALLGEDIATDRFADLEREAEQLDPLSQMLLFEQRLRLPDRINLRLDRTSMAHSIEARAPFMDHKVIEFAARIPHSLRTGPKFNKYLLRRAMRNDLPPVVIEARKSPFHAPAAWFTNAAETDTLLQPRAIADAGMVKPEPVQALREKAAQGDTMAQEKVFSLLVLHAWHRAFYRRLQNSH; from the coding sequence ATGTGCGGCATACTTGGAGCGTATTCTGCGAGGCAGCCGTTTGCGACACCGCCATTTCCGGCCGATAGCCTGCACGTCATGCGACATCGCGGTCCGGATGCGCAGGGATGGTACTTCGACGATCACGCGGTTTTGGGCTTCCGGCGATTGGCCATTTTGGACCTCGCCGGCGGCGGCCAACCTCTTTACAGCGAAGACGAGCAAATCGTCGCCGTGGTGAATGGTGAAATCTACAATCACCACGCGCTTCGTGAAGAGCTGAAGGAGCGACATCGTTTCCGAACACGCGTCGACGGCGAAGTGCTCATTCACCTGTACGAAGAAAAGGGACTCGACTTCGTCAAGGAGCTTTCCGGGATGTTCGGGTTTGCCCTGTACGACCGGACCAAACGGCGCTTGATTCTCGGACGGGATCGCCCAGGTTTGAAGCCGCTCTACTACGAGCAGCGAGATGGCGTGCTGCGTTTCGCATCGGAGTTGAAGCCGCTGGTGCTTGGCCGCACGCCGAAAATATCGTCGGAAGCCGTCGCAGATTATCTGCGATTCGGCTACATTCCGGCGCCGCTGACGATCTTCGACGGCATCAAGAAGCTCGCGAGCGGATCGATTCTGGTGATCGAAAAGGACGGAGAGCCGCGCATCGAGAACTACTGGAAATTGCAATTCGATCACGACGCAACGAAACCCGATGCGTCGTGGCGCAGTGGCCAGTGGGAAGAAGAATTGCGCGAAACCTTGCGCACAGCCGTGCACGCTCGGCTCGAAAGTGAAGTGCCCATGGGCTTCCTTTTGAGCGGCGGCGTGGACTCGGCGAGCGTCTTTGCTTTGGGCGCCAAGGCGCTCGAAGGCCGAGAAGTTCAAGCGTTCACGATCGGCTTTCAAGGCGATCCGATCGATGAAACCCAAGCGGCTGGAGAAGTTGCCCATCGTTATGGCGCAACGCACCGCGTGATGCATTTGGGACGCAAAGACGCTCGGACGCTCGACGACGTGCTGTATTACGTCGAAGAACCGGTGTCGACGGATGCGCTGTTGCCTACGGCGTCGGTATTTCGAGCCGTAGCTGGGGCGCACGTGACGACGGTTTTGTCGGGAGAAGGAAGCGACGAGCTTTTTGCCGGGTACAAGAAGTTCGCAAGGACCGTTCAAGATGGGACGGCCGAATCGCTTCGACCCTTGGAAAGGTACTTGCGTCACGAGGAATTCGTGTTTTCGTCGTCTGCCGAGCGCCAAGCGTTGCTCGGAGAGGACATTGCGACCGATCGTTTCGCCGACCTCGAGCGCGAAGCAGAGCAGCTCGACCCGCTTTCGCAGATGCTGCTTTTCGAGCAGCGGTTGCGATTGCCCGATCGCATCAATTTGCGGCTCGATCGGACGAGCATGGCGCACAGCATCGAAGCGCGGGCTCCGTTCATGGATCACAAGGTGATCGAGTTTGCGGCGCGCATTCCTCATTCGCTTCGTACGGGGCCAAAGTTCAACAAATACTTGCTCCGGCGCGCCATGCGCAACGACTTGCCACCCGTCGTCATCGAGGCGCGCAAGTCGCCGTTTCACGCACCCGCCGCGTGGTTCACGAATGCCGCGGAGACCGACACGTTGCTCCAGCCTCGAGCCATTGCCGACGCGGGGATGGTCAAACCGGAGCCGGTGCAGGCATTGCGCGAAAAAGCGGCGCAAGGCGACACGATGGCGCAGGAAAAAGTGTTTTCGCTCCTCGTCTTGCACGCTTGGCACCGCGCATTCTACCGGCGCCTCCAAAACAGCCACTAG
- a CDS encoding lysine 2,3-aminomutase: MTFTAQRPSKFRVFQRRDIDSLPRLAALPASERQMMKVVSAVLPFRVNNYVVEELIDWSRVPDDPMYRLTFPHRDMLDAADYQTMERLVTGGAPEAAIEAAAREIQRRLNPHPAGQVEYNVPTLDGLPVAGIQHKYRETVLFFPTQGQTCHSYCTYCFRWPQFVGLDDLKFASKEVDDLVRYVRANPDVTSILITGGDPLVMRTTVLRRYIEPLLDVPQIASIRLGTKALAYWPQRFVEDTDADDLLRLFEQVVKAGKNLAFMAHYSHPVELSTPMAEKAIERVLATGATIRCQAPLIRHVNDNAEVWETMWRKEVRLGAIPYYMFVERDTGARHYFEVPLVQAYDIFRDAYSRVSGLARTVRGPSMSAMPGKVVVDGVPEIFGQKVIALRFLQARDPSWVGKPFFARFDPQATWFDKLRPAFGENAFFYEAGMERLKQMKKPLSTTKPRLPMIGDTTTA; this comes from the coding sequence ATGACATTCACCGCGCAACGACCCAGCAAATTCCGAGTGTTCCAGCGACGCGACATCGACTCGCTGCCTCGGCTCGCGGCGCTGCCGGCATCGGAACGGCAGATGATGAAGGTCGTTTCGGCTGTGCTCCCGTTTCGAGTGAACAACTACGTCGTCGAAGAGCTGATCGATTGGAGCCGAGTGCCCGATGATCCGATGTATCGGCTCACATTTCCGCATCGGGACATGCTCGACGCCGCCGATTACCAAACGATGGAGCGCCTCGTGACCGGGGGAGCGCCGGAGGCGGCGATCGAGGCTGCGGCGCGCGAGATCCAGCGTCGGCTCAACCCGCATCCGGCAGGGCAAGTCGAGTACAACGTACCGACGCTCGATGGTTTGCCCGTGGCGGGAATTCAGCACAAATACCGGGAAACCGTGCTGTTTTTCCCGACGCAAGGTCAAACGTGCCACTCGTACTGCACGTATTGCTTCCGCTGGCCTCAATTCGTGGGGCTCGACGATCTGAAGTTCGCCAGCAAAGAGGTCGATGATTTGGTGCGATATGTACGTGCCAATCCGGACGTGACCAGCATTCTGATTACGGGAGGCGATCCTTTGGTCATGCGCACGACGGTGCTGCGCCGCTATATCGAACCGCTGCTCGATGTGCCGCAGATCGCTTCGATTCGTCTAGGCACGAAAGCGCTGGCGTATTGGCCTCAACGCTTCGTGGAGGACACGGATGCTGACGACCTTTTGCGCCTTTTCGAACAGGTCGTGAAGGCCGGGAAAAACCTGGCGTTCATGGCGCATTACAGTCATCCGGTCGAATTGTCGACGCCGATGGCGGAAAAAGCGATCGAACGGGTCCTCGCGACGGGAGCAACCATACGCTGCCAAGCTCCACTCATTCGGCACGTCAACGACAACGCCGAAGTGTGGGAGACGATGTGGCGCAAGGAAGTTCGTCTTGGCGCGATACCTTATTACATGTTCGTCGAACGCGACACGGGCGCGCGACATTACTTCGAAGTGCCGCTCGTGCAGGCGTACGACATTTTCCGCGACGCCTATTCGCGCGTGTCGGGGCTCGCACGCACGGTGCGTGGTCCGTCGATGAGCGCAATGCCGGGGAAAGTGGTCGTCGACGGAGTACCGGAGATTTTCGGCCAGAAAGTGATCGCGCTTCGATTCTTGCAAGCGCGCGATCCTTCCTGGGTAGGAAAACCGTTTTTCGCACGATTCGATCCGCAAGCGACGTGGTTCGACAAACTTCGTCCGGCGTTCGGCGAAAACGCGTTCTTCTACGAAGCGGGCATGGAGCGATTGAAACAAATGAAAAAACCGCTCAGTACGACCAAGCCTCGCCTGCCCATGATTGGCGATACGACAACTGCCTGA
- a CDS encoding carbon-nitrogen hydrolase family protein, producing MNTSTTNSHSSTMVRVASVQCNVVFGDPQANASFAVSQLRELAGRGVQLAVFPEAFLTGYAVSDEAEARRIAIEVRGAQPDSVDVAHPSVLTVQAACRELGMHAVVGFAGTDGTNLYSGAILFEPNGRMRRYVKTHLPELGFDKYVVRGSHLPVFDTAIGKIGLLICYDVRFPEASRVLGLDGADIIALPTNWPEGAEVSPNYMAPARAAENRLFLVTCNRVGTENGFRFIGRSAIHEPTGAAIASAADDETILVADIDLARARYKRTVVIPGKYETDTFATRYPEIYGRILSR from the coding sequence ATGAACACTTCTACAACGAATTCGCACAGCTCGACGATGGTTCGCGTCGCGAGCGTCCAGTGCAATGTGGTCTTCGGCGATCCACAAGCCAACGCTTCCTTTGCGGTTTCACAGTTGCGCGAGCTCGCGGGTCGAGGCGTGCAATTGGCCGTATTTCCCGAAGCGTTCTTGACGGGATATGCCGTGAGCGACGAGGCCGAGGCGCGGCGAATTGCCATCGAAGTTCGCGGCGCGCAGCCTGATTCGGTCGATGTCGCGCATCCAAGCGTTCTCACGGTCCAAGCGGCGTGCCGCGAGCTTGGCATGCACGCGGTCGTTGGGTTTGCCGGAACGGACGGCACGAACCTGTATAGCGGCGCCATTCTTTTCGAGCCGAACGGGCGCATGCGAAGGTACGTCAAGACGCACCTTCCCGAGCTCGGGTTCGACAAGTACGTCGTTCGCGGCTCGCATCTGCCGGTCTTCGACACGGCGATCGGGAAAATTGGACTGCTCATTTGCTACGATGTGCGCTTTCCGGAAGCGTCGCGTGTCCTCGGGCTGGACGGCGCCGACATCATCGCGCTGCCCACGAACTGGCCCGAAGGAGCCGAGGTGTCGCCGAACTACATGGCGCCCGCGCGAGCCGCCGAGAACAGGCTGTTTTTGGTGACGTGCAACCGCGTGGGCACCGAGAACGGCTTTCGCTTCATCGGTCGATCGGCCATCCACGAACCAACCGGTGCCGCCATCGCATCGGCCGCAGACGATGAAACCATTCTCGTCGCCGACATCGACCTCGCACGCGCGAGGTACAAGCGAACGGTGGTCATTCCTGGCAAGTACGAAACGGACACGTTCGCCACACGGTATCCCGAGATCTACGGTCGGATCCTGTCTCGCTGA
- a CDS encoding aminotransferase class I/II-fold pyridoxal phosphate-dependent enzyme: protein MIDLPRPQNALEPRICGMKPSATLAIQEHCSKLAAEGHAVYRLGLGQSPFPVPTCVVETLRANAAEKDYLPVRGLPQLRAAVAQYHRFRHGILSTPEDVLVGPGSKELMFILQVVFRGELLLPSPSWVSYEPQARILGQKVRRIPTDLAHDFRVFPEQIDEVCRSAPEVPRVIILNYPSNPTGCSYDASQLEALGQALRRNGVVALSDEIYGELEFNGQHTSIARFYEEGTIVASGLSKWCGAGGWRLGTMTFPGALRWLLEAMAVVASETYSATSAPIQYAAVRAFKGGAEIEAYLHGARRILGAVCSTFQQALSSEGVLCRPATGGFYLFPSFDPLAERLARHGIRTSPELCTRILDEAGVATLPGSDFGVPEDKLYLRVALVNFDGARALAALPSDGAVDAAFLRNYCAPTMRAMDAMVDWIRRLE, encoded by the coding sequence ATGATCGACTTGCCGCGACCTCAAAATGCACTCGAACCTCGAATCTGTGGCATGAAACCATCGGCAACGCTTGCCATTCAAGAGCATTGCAGCAAGCTCGCCGCCGAGGGACATGCCGTTTATCGTCTCGGCTTGGGACAATCGCCGTTTCCCGTGCCGACGTGCGTCGTCGAGACGCTGCGCGCCAATGCCGCCGAGAAGGACTACCTTCCGGTGCGTGGTTTGCCTCAGCTCCGTGCGGCCGTTGCGCAATATCACCGTTTTCGGCACGGCATTCTATCCACGCCCGAAGACGTGCTCGTGGGACCCGGCTCGAAAGAGCTGATGTTCATTCTGCAGGTGGTTTTTCGGGGCGAATTGTTATTGCCCTCGCCATCGTGGGTGTCTTACGAACCCCAAGCTCGAATTCTTGGTCAAAAGGTACGTCGCATCCCGACGGATCTCGCTCATGACTTCCGCGTTTTTCCGGAACAGATCGACGAAGTTTGTCGCAGCGCCCCCGAAGTGCCGCGCGTCATCATCTTGAATTACCCCAGCAATCCGACCGGATGCAGCTACGACGCAAGCCAGCTCGAAGCGCTCGGCCAAGCCTTGCGAAGAAATGGCGTCGTCGCCCTTTCCGACGAAATCTACGGCGAGCTCGAATTCAATGGCCAACATACGTCGATCGCTCGGTTTTACGAAGAAGGAACCATCGTCGCCAGCGGATTGTCGAAATGGTGCGGCGCCGGCGGCTGGCGCCTTGGAACGATGACATTTCCCGGTGCACTGCGTTGGCTGCTCGAAGCCATGGCCGTCGTTGCGAGCGAAACGTATTCGGCCACGAGCGCGCCCATTCAATATGCCGCCGTACGAGCGTTCAAGGGCGGAGCTGAAATCGAGGCGTATTTGCATGGCGCGAGGCGCATCCTCGGCGCGGTTTGTTCCACATTCCAGCAGGCTCTTTCTTCGGAAGGCGTGCTCTGCAGACCTGCCACGGGCGGGTTTTACTTGTTCCCGAGCTTCGATCCGCTGGCCGAACGCCTCGCTCGGCACGGCATTCGTACATCTCCCGAGCTTTGCACACGCATCCTCGATGAAGCCGGTGTTGCGACCTTGCCCGGCTCGGACTTCGGTGTGCCCGAAGACAAGCTCTATCTACGCGTTGCTCTCGTCAACTTCGACGGCGCTCGAGCGCTTGCGGCGCTGCCGAGCGACGGGGCGGTCGATGCCGCCTTTCTTCGCAACTACTGCGCACCTACGATGCGTGCGATGGACGCCATGGTAGATTGGATCAGGCGTCTCGAGTAA
- a CDS encoding calcium/sodium antiporter, which yields MTLLLSILGFVLLVFGAELLVRGSARLAVAAGISPLVVGLTVVALGTSAPELAVSIQSAHAGQPDLSLGNVIGSNIANVLLVLGLAALVAPLVVHQKLVRLDVPLMIGVSVSALLLSLDGTISRYDGALLVLLLVVYLVWSIRESRKETRAVKDEYAEALGVDEVKKKPGHPAADVAFVLVGLVMLVYGAGLLVDGAVALAKVLGVDELLIGLTVVAVGTSLPEIATSVIASVRGERDIAVGNVVGSNILNILGVLGASALVSPHGVNVDPGALRFDIPVMIASAMACLPIFFRGYRIVRWEGALLFGYYVAYVTYLVLRATGHTALVPYTWLMLAFVLPLTIITLIVILVRELRATRRRSNSNADA from the coding sequence ATGACGCTTCTTTTGTCCATCCTTGGTTTCGTTCTGCTCGTCTTCGGAGCCGAGCTGCTCGTGCGCGGGTCGGCGCGCCTCGCCGTCGCGGCCGGAATCTCGCCGCTCGTCGTGGGTTTGACCGTCGTGGCGCTGGGCACGAGCGCTCCCGAGCTTGCGGTGAGCATTCAATCTGCGCACGCTGGGCAACCGGATCTGTCGCTTGGCAACGTCATCGGCAGCAACATCGCGAACGTGCTGCTCGTCCTCGGACTCGCGGCCCTCGTCGCGCCGCTCGTGGTGCACCAGAAGCTCGTTCGTCTGGACGTACCCCTCATGATCGGCGTGTCGGTGTCGGCCCTACTGCTATCGCTCGACGGAACGATCAGCCGGTACGACGGGGCGCTCTTGGTGCTGCTTCTCGTCGTCTACCTGGTGTGGTCGATTCGCGAGAGTCGAAAGGAAACACGCGCAGTAAAGGACGAGTATGCCGAAGCGCTCGGAGTGGACGAAGTGAAGAAGAAACCGGGCCATCCGGCCGCCGATGTCGCTTTCGTCCTCGTGGGCCTCGTCATGCTGGTGTACGGCGCGGGGTTACTCGTGGATGGAGCCGTGGCGCTCGCCAAGGTGCTCGGCGTGGACGAGCTCTTGATTGGACTCACCGTGGTGGCGGTTGGGACGTCGCTTCCGGAGATTGCCACGTCGGTCATTGCAAGCGTGCGCGGCGAGCGGGACATTGCGGTCGGCAACGTCGTGGGGAGCAATATCCTCAATATTTTGGGCGTGCTCGGCGCATCGGCGCTCGTGTCTCCCCACGGCGTCAACGTCGATCCGGGCGCGCTGCGCTTCGACATCCCGGTGATGATTGCGTCGGCCATGGCGTGTTTGCCCATCTTTTTCCGAGGCTACCGCATCGTTCGCTGGGAGGGCGCGCTGCTCTTCGGCTATTACGTCGCGTACGTGACGTACCTCGTCCTGCGCGCAACAGGCCACACGGCGCTCGTCCCATACACCTGGTTGATGCTCGCGTTCGTCCTCCCTTTGACGATCATCACGCTCATCGTCATTTTGGTCCGCGAGCTACGCGCGACGCGTCGCAGATCGAACAGCAACGCCGACGCGTAG